From the Mesotoga sp. UBA6090 genome, one window contains:
- a CDS encoding ABC transporter substrate-binding protein produces the protein MKRVLILAIFLVFVASAFANLVVYSSVDEANARKILNAFVEDTGIKVDFVFLSSGPALARIEAESSNPQADVWFGAPLENHIIAKERGLTQAYKTLSVYGVSPEFYDVEGYYHPIYMNPLGIGVNTSVLEQIKASLPESWEDLLASEYSRMIQYPNPQSSGTAYSLITGLVKVYGEDGAFEYLRNLAPNIQTYTQSGTGPSKAVGPGQVALGIQFTPAFFQFMEQGYPVSVVFPKEGVPYEVASVSILKGAKNLADAQKLIDWVVSRAGQQQVVDQKTYFYPIRPDVDFGSLQPLSTINLLSVDPSWAAENKTRLIERWINEVLPY, from the coding sequence ATGAAGCGAGTTCTTATCCTTGCGATCTTTTTAGTGTTTGTTGCATCAGCCTTTGCAAATCTCGTGGTTTATTCCAGTGTTGATGAGGCAAATGCGAGGAAGATTTTGAATGCATTTGTTGAGGACACGGGGATCAAAGTTGACTTTGTCTTCCTTTCTTCGGGGCCTGCCTTGGCAAGAATTGAAGCCGAGTCGAGCAATCCACAGGCCGATGTATGGTTTGGCGCTCCACTGGAAAACCATATTATTGCAAAAGAGCGTGGGTTAACACAGGCCTACAAGACGTTGAGTGTTTACGGCGTCTCGCCGGAATTCTATGACGTTGAGGGTTATTACCATCCGATTTATATGAATCCTCTTGGCATTGGAGTTAATACATCCGTCCTAGAGCAGATAAAGGCCTCCTTACCGGAATCCTGGGAAGATCTCCTCGCTTCCGAATACAGCAGAATGATTCAGTATCCGAATCCCCAGTCTTCTGGAACTGCTTACAGCTTGATCACTGGTTTAGTAAAGGTTTACGGTGAAGACGGAGCTTTCGAGTATCTGAGGAATCTCGCTCCAAATATCCAGACCTACACACAGAGCGGAACCGGACCTTCCAAGGCCGTCGGCCCTGGTCAGGTTGCGCTTGGAATCCAGTTTACGCCGGCCTTCTTCCAGTTCATGGAACAAGGATATCCTGTGTCCGTCGTATTCCCCAAGGAGGGAGTGCCCTACGAAGTGGCTTCAGTCTCGATTCTTAAGGGAGCCAAGAACCTTGCCGATGCTCAGAAGCTTATCGACTGGGTAGTTTCTAGAGCTGGGCAGCAGCAGGTAGTAGACCAGAAGACATACTTCTACCCCATCAGACCCGATGTCGATTTCGGAAGCCTGCAGCCGCTTTCAACGATCAATCTTCTCTCTGTTGATCCTTCGTGGGCCGCAGAAAACAAGACCAGACTTATCGAGAGATGGATTAACGAAGTACTTCCATACTAA
- a CDS encoding ABC transporter permease, whose protein sequence is MRGEEAKNRFLNLLRDPVLLLIIILIFAALAIFIVYPLFRVFAVSMTNKDGGFDLSAYSHAFSNRYMRQGFFNSLLVAGLTAVFGMLVGYLFAYTLNRTDIPLKGFFRTVAVLPIVFPPFIGALSIIMLFGFNGIITAGIFGIRNFPVYGLWGLMMAQVVCFFPVAFITLDGVIGTISPTLEDAAFNLGANRWQAFRKVILPMSVPGIASTMLVLFIESLADFGNPLILAGSKFPVLSVQAYLQITGMFDTRGGAALAVWLLFPSIVAFIIQKYWVGKKKYVTVTGKPTTSVLKSVSKPVKWILFSLCMLIAVFTLTIYATIFWGAFVKAWGMNNTFTLENFRYVFDVGLEAIKDTLVIAFTSTPISAVLGMIIAFLLVRKVFPGRRVMEFTSMLSFAVPGTVIGIGYILAFNKPPLLLTGTLAILVLNFVFRYIPVGIQSGVALLNQVDPAIEEAAYTLGADNRQVFTKVTLPLIMPAFFSALVFAFVRAMTAISAAIFLVSARWNLITVQILSQSDSGRLSEACAFSVLLIGMIMGFILILKIFLKNKISLSSAGTAGQG, encoded by the coding sequence ATGAGGGGAGAGGAAGCAAAGAATAGGTTTCTGAATCTTCTTAGGGATCCAGTTCTGCTTTTGATAATAATCCTTATATTCGCCGCCTTGGCCATATTCATTGTCTATCCCCTTTTCAGGGTTTTTGCGGTTAGTATGACCAACAAGGATGGCGGATTTGACCTAAGCGCGTACAGTCATGCCTTTTCGAATCGATACATGAGGCAGGGCTTTTTCAACAGTCTTTTGGTGGCTGGCCTTACGGCAGTATTCGGAATGCTTGTCGGGTATCTGTTTGCATACACTCTTAACAGAACGGACATTCCGCTGAAGGGCTTTTTCAGAACTGTTGCGGTTCTGCCTATAGTCTTCCCGCCGTTTATTGGCGCGCTTTCGATCATAATGCTATTTGGATTCAACGGGATCATTACTGCCGGGATATTTGGAATTAGAAATTTCCCTGTATACGGTTTATGGGGCCTCATGATGGCTCAGGTGGTCTGCTTTTTTCCGGTTGCCTTCATCACACTGGACGGCGTTATAGGAACTATCAGTCCAACGCTTGAAGATGCCGCCTTCAATCTCGGTGCAAACCGATGGCAGGCATTCAGGAAAGTAATTCTTCCGATGTCTGTTCCAGGTATTGCAAGCACAATGCTTGTTCTATTCATAGAATCGCTCGCCGACTTTGGAAATCCTTTGATTCTTGCAGGCAGCAAATTCCCCGTGCTCTCAGTTCAAGCATACCTGCAAATTACCGGGATGTTCGATACTAGAGGCGGCGCTGCCCTGGCGGTCTGGTTGCTATTCCCTTCCATCGTTGCGTTCATAATTCAGAAATACTGGGTGGGAAAGAAGAAGTACGTTACGGTTACAGGGAAACCGACAACCTCTGTCCTCAAAAGCGTCAGCAAGCCGGTGAAATGGATTTTATTCTCTCTCTGTATGCTAATTGCGGTCTTCACTCTTACCATTTATGCAACTATCTTCTGGGGAGCTTTCGTTAAGGCGTGGGGGATGAACAACACCTTCACTCTAGAGAATTTCAGATACGTCTTTGATGTAGGACTGGAAGCGATAAAGGATACTCTGGTGATTGCCTTCACATCTACCCCAATATCTGCCGTACTTGGTATGATAATTGCCTTTCTGCTTGTACGTAAGGTCTTTCCCGGAAGAAGGGTTATGGAGTTCACCTCCATGCTGAGTTTTGCAGTTCCTGGAACCGTGATAGGAATAGGCTATATTCTTGCGTTCAACAAGCCTCCGTTGCTGCTAACTGGTACTTTGGCAATACTCGTGCTCAATTTCGTCTTCAGATATATACCCGTTGGAATACAGTCGGGAGTTGCGTTGTTGAACCAGGTAGACCCGGCGATAGAAGAGGCGGCATACACACTTGGAGCAGATAACAGGCAGGTTTTTACGAAAGTGACGCTACCTCTAATTATGCCGGCCTTTTTCTCTGCTTTGGTCTTTGCCTTTGTTAGAGCGATGACTGCAATCAGCGCGGCGATATTTCTTGTTTCTGCCAGATGGAACCTGATAACGGTTCAAATACTGAGTCAGAGCGATTCCGGACGTCTATCGGAAGCATGTGCTTTTTCCGTGCTGTTGATCGGTATGATTATGGGCTTCATTCTGATACTGAAGATCTTCCTGAAGAACAAAATTAGTCTATCCAGCGCTGGAACGGCGGGACAGGGGTGA